TCGCGCCCCGCATAGATCGCCGTGAACTTCGGAAGGACAAAGGTCATCAGAAAGACCGTCACGCCGATCGCGAAAACGAACATGACGATCGGATAGGTGACCGCCCCCTTGATCTTCTTGGTCATCTCCCGCTGCGCCTCCAGGTGCGTCGCCAGCCGCCGCAGCATCGGCGCCATCATGCCCGACGCCTCCGACGCCTTGATGAGGCTGATGTAAATCGGCGGGAACACTTTGGGGTGCTCGGCCAGCGCCGCCGAGAATTCGCTGCCGCCCGTCACCTGGTCGATGACCGCCGCGAGCGCCTTTGCAAAGCGCGGCGAGTTGCCGTCGTGGACGCACGCTTCCAGTGCCTCGGACATGGACACTCCCGTCTCGACCATGACCGCGAGCTGGTTGGTGAAGAAGATCAGATCCGCCGGCCGGTACTTGTCGCCACCCAGGGCCGTCGCCGTTGCCGCACCACCGGTCGGTCGAGACGCGGTCATGAGCGGGCCGCGCGTTTTCGTCGCCGGCTTCGGCTTGGCGGCCGCCGCGCGATGGCTCTTGGGATTCACCCGGATGATGAACTTGCCTTCTCCGCGGACGATCCGCGCGGCTTCCGTCTGCGACGCCGCCTGGACATCGCCCTCGATGAGCTTGCCCGCGTCATCCCGGGCGACGTACGTGAAGACCGCCATGATTCGCTCCTACTGATCGCCGACTGCCGCGCCAATGAGCGTCGCCAGCCGGCCCGCCTCCGGCGCCGCGGCCAGCGCCGTTTCGGAATCAACTCGGCCGTCGCGGACGAGCGCCGCCAGCGACTGCTCCAGCGTGTGCATGCCCTGGCGGCGGCCGGTTTCGATCATCGCGTAGATCAGGTGGGCCTCGTTCTCCCGAAGGGCGCGACGCACTGCTGTCGTCGAGACGAGGACCTCGGTGGCGGGAACCAACCCTTCGCCGAGGGCGTCGCGGCAGAGCGACTGGCAGACTACGCCGCGAAGCGAGGCGGCCAGTTGCGTGCGGACATGACCCTGCTGCTCGGGCGGGAACACATCGATGATCCGCGACAGCGTCTGCGTGGCGTTGGCGGTGTGCAGCGTCGCCAGGACGAGGTGGCCGGTCTCCGCCGCCGACAGCGCCGTCGAGATCGTCTCCAGGTCGCGCATCTCGCCGATCACGATGACATCCGGCCGCTGGCGCAGTACATGGCGCAGCGCCGACGCGAACGATGGACTGTCCTCCCCGATTTGCCGCTGCTCGACAATGCTCTTGCCGTGCTGGAAATTGAATTCGATCGGATCCTCAATCGTAATGATGTGCATGTGTCGCGTTTGATTGATGTGTTCAATCATCGCCGCGACAGTCGTGCTCTTACCCTGACCCGTCCCGCCGGCCACGAGGACCAAACCGCTGGAAAAGTCCGCGAAGCTCAATACCACCGGCGGAAGATGGAGCGATTCGAAGCCCGGCACTTGCGCGGGGATGGCCCGAAACGCCGCCGCGAGCGTTCCGCGCTGCGCGTGGAGATTGACGCGAAACCGCCCCG
The sequence above is a segment of the Phycisphaerae bacterium genome. Coding sequences within it:
- a CDS encoding type II secretion system F family protein — translated: MAVFTYVARDDAGKLIEGDVQAASQTEAARIVRGEGKFIIRVNPKSHRAAAAKPKPATKTRGPLMTASRPTGGAATATALGGDKYRPADLIFFTNQLAVMVETGVSMSEALEACVHDGNSPRFAKALAAVIDQVTGGSEFSAALAEHPKVFPPIYISLIKASEASGMMAPMLRRLATHLEAQREMTKKIKGAVTYPIVMFVFAIGVTVFLMTFVLPKFTAIYAGREDKLPTLTKVLLTFSDKLTTYWVYLVSAMAVSVVGAFFYLRSPAGRLKIEELKLKVPLLGPLFHKTYLSRSLRTLGTMIQSGVAMLDSVKLTSTVTGSAFYEQMWTKVLDRLESGQQLSETLSDNPHVPKAINKMLSAGERGGQLGLVMERVAIFCESELNTAIKTMTSLLEPAIVMFLGVVVGGLVLALLLPIFTISKAMH
- a CDS encoding PilT/PilU family type 4a pilus ATPase, translating into MPVGGENASSVEDLLRAASACGASDLVLVEGAAPTVFVGGGWRPLEGRGAAFNAWGEVLLGMLSPTQRTMFDDQKDIDFALDVPVAGRFRVNLHAQRGTLAAAFRAIPAQVPGFESLHLPPVVLSFADFSSGLVLVAGGTGQGKSTTVAAMIEHINQTRHMHIITIEDPIEFNFQHGKSIVEQRQIGEDSPSFASALRHVLRQRPDVIVIGEMRDLETISTALSAAETGHLVLATLHTANATQTLSRIIDVFPPEQQGHVRTQLAASLRGVVCQSLCRDALGEGLVPATEVLVSTTAVRRALRENEAHLIYAMIETGRRQGMHTLEQSLAALVRDGRVDSETALAAAPEAGRLATLIGAAVGDQ